In Pigmentibacter ruber, a genomic segment contains:
- a CDS encoding UDP-N-acetylmuramoyl-tripeptide--D-alanyl-D-alanine ligase: MWPLSASEIYQAILKNQKCEKEFNAIMIKGVCIDSRKVNSDLLFVAIKGSQHDGHAYLKDCFQKGVQLALVDENSNYLNELTIEQKKKCICVSDVLASFRQFAKFMRSQFSFPVLGIGGSNGKTTTKEMIASILSGGNYKVTKTEKSENGFLGMAITLCQEDHNKNKSPDCLVLEIGIDEIGAMTQHVDLGQPNISILTALGPEHLEHLINWETAANEELILFKNPKTKRIWQLSDEKILKFFLEHVKLNDQNSESVISLKNDFIVVEKKYFAKIGIDKSTILKNISTLILWDIFEITPTGSEVSIEINSNISTIKNEKDIHFKVPLPGIHNASNFALAFASAIMLNRSLNEIALGWSKFVSPPMRSRISYLKDQNILFDDCYNSSPMSLEAALHAVQNEEWKEKNKLLILGDMLDLGNESKYWHENVFHALKNIKNAYLCLYGLAMYDCYKLLKETEDLLLSENKTRIFWRAAQDDPSQFLTDIHVNLSGFVILVKGSRGMKLDRVIKSIESVYC, encoded by the coding sequence ATGTGGCCTCTTTCCGCGAGTGAAATTTATCAAGCTATTTTGAAAAATCAAAAATGTGAAAAAGAATTTAATGCTATTATGATAAAAGGAGTTTGCATTGATAGTCGAAAAGTGAATTCTGATCTTTTGTTTGTTGCTATTAAAGGATCTCAACACGATGGGCATGCTTATTTAAAAGATTGTTTTCAAAAAGGTGTCCAATTAGCTTTAGTTGACGAGAATTCAAATTATCTAAATGAATTAACTATTGAGCAGAAAAAGAAATGTATTTGTGTTTCTGATGTTTTAGCTTCTTTTCGGCAATTTGCAAAATTTATGCGCAGTCAATTTTCTTTTCCAGTGCTTGGAATAGGTGGAAGTAATGGAAAAACAACCACAAAAGAAATGATAGCTAGTATTTTAAGTGGTGGAAATTATAAAGTAACAAAGACAGAAAAAAGTGAAAATGGTTTTTTAGGAATGGCAATAACTTTATGTCAAGAAGATCATAATAAAAATAAATCTCCTGATTGCTTAGTATTAGAAATAGGTATTGATGAAATTGGTGCAATGACACAGCATGTTGATTTAGGACAACCAAATATTTCTATTTTAACTGCTTTAGGACCAGAGCATCTTGAACATTTGATAAATTGGGAAACTGCAGCAAATGAAGAGTTAATATTATTTAAAAATCCAAAAACTAAAAGAATTTGGCAACTTTCTGATGAAAAAATATTAAAATTTTTTCTTGAACATGTAAAATTAAATGATCAAAATTCTGAAAGTGTCATTTCTTTAAAAAATGACTTTATTGTTGTCGAAAAAAAATATTTTGCAAAAATTGGAATAGATAAATCAACCATTTTAAAAAATATTTCAACTTTAATACTTTGGGATATATTTGAAATAACGCCTACAGGTAGCGAAGTTTCTATAGAAATAAATTCAAATATTTCAACAATAAAAAATGAAAAAGATATTCATTTTAAAGTACCACTTCCTGGAATTCATAATGCAAGCAACTTTGCATTAGCTTTTGCATCTGCTATAATGCTGAATAGAAGTTTAAATGAGATAGCTCTGGGTTGGTCAAAATTTGTTTCGCCTCCAATGCGTTCTCGTATTTCTTATTTAAAAGATCAAAATATTTTATTCGACGATTGCTATAATTCGAGTCCAATGAGTTTAGAAGCTGCATTACACGCAGTGCAAAATGAAGAATGGAAAGAAAAAAATAAACTTCTTATTCTAGGTGATATGCTTGATTTAGGAAACGAGTCAAAATACTGGCATGAAAATGTTTTTCATGCGTTAAAAAATATCAAGAATGCATACTTGTGTCTTTACGGCTTAGCAATGTATGATTGTTACAAGTTATTAAAAGAAACAGAAGATTTACTTTTATCTGAAAATAAAACTAGGATTTTTTGGCGTGCTGCTCAAGATGATCCTAGTCAATTTCTGACAGATATACATGTGAATTTATCTGGTTTTGTTATTCTAGTAAAAGGTAGTCGAGGAATGAAACTTGATAGGGTGATTAAATCTATTGAGTCGGTGTATTGTTAA
- a CDS encoding ricin-type beta-trefoil lectin domain protein, translated as MISFLRKIKLSVLSSALICCSVNALEAKDMQIISHQDDDFLFMNPDMENAIKAGHKVQTVYVTSGDAGLIHWNDGYLSLNAPGVLVYHWQLRELGTQAAYAKMAGVANVWTAQKINVLGKDLDLYTLRDAPNVTIIYMRLPDGNPSGTGYSETCNTSLEKLWKHETSFIPKVNASNFCQPQQFESYSREQLIEVLTKLIKDYSPNIVRTLDSTGIYGNDHSDHKHSALFTLEALHASNKEINYKIYRGYNISSLPVNLTNNDRNIKWNSFLQYAAFDMCKYPRPSQPNGGADPNTCEVNTDYTTWGYRMYSISAVKNRNGKIQGLGGKCLDVRGAQANNGTDVQIWDCVNTPQQEWKLTNEGYLQGLGGKCLDVRGGSDTNGTAVQIWDCVNVPQQKWTLMENGLLRGISGKCLDVRGAISTNGTNVQVWDCVDEPQQKWKLK; from the coding sequence ATGATTTCTTTTTTAAGAAAAATAAAATTATCTGTTTTAAGTTCAGCATTAATTTGTTGTTCAGTCAATGCACTAGAAGCAAAAGATATGCAGATTATTTCTCATCAAGATGATGATTTTTTATTTATGAATCCGGATATGGAAAATGCAATTAAAGCTGGTCATAAAGTTCAAACAGTGTATGTTACTTCAGGTGATGCAGGTTTAATTCATTGGAATGATGGTTACTTAAGCTTAAATGCTCCAGGGGTTCTTGTTTATCATTGGCAATTAAGAGAACTTGGTACCCAAGCGGCTTATGCAAAAATGGCGGGAGTAGCTAATGTTTGGACAGCACAAAAAATAAATGTCTTAGGAAAAGATTTAGATCTTTATACTTTAAGAGATGCACCTAATGTAACAATTATCTATATGCGATTACCAGATGGAAATCCTTCTGGTACAGGTTATTCAGAAACTTGTAATACTTCGCTTGAAAAATTATGGAAACATGAAACATCTTTTATTCCAAAAGTTAATGCAAGCAATTTTTGTCAACCACAACAATTTGAGAGTTATTCAAGAGAACAATTAATTGAAGTATTAACAAAATTAATTAAAGATTACTCGCCAAACATTGTAAGGACTTTAGATAGTACTGGAATTTACGGTAATGATCATTCAGATCACAAGCATTCAGCACTTTTTACACTAGAAGCTTTGCATGCAAGTAATAAAGAAATAAATTATAAAATTTATCGGGGCTACAATATTTCTTCTCTTCCTGTTAATTTAACAAACAATGACCGCAATATAAAATGGAATTCTTTTTTACAATATGCTGCATTTGATATGTGTAAATATCCTCGCCCATCACAACCTAATGGTGGAGCGGATCCAAATACGTGTGAAGTCAATACTGATTACACAACTTGGGGATATCGGATGTATTCTATTTCTGCAGTTAAAAATAGAAATGGAAAAATTCAAGGCTTGGGTGGTAAGTGTTTAGATGTAAGAGGTGCGCAAGCGAATAATGGTACCGATGTGCAAATTTGGGATTGTGTAAATACTCCACAACAAGAATGGAAACTGACTAATGAAGGATATTTGCAAGGTCTAGGTGGAAAATGTTTAGATGTCCGCGGTGGATCTGACACTAATGGAACGGCAGTGCAAATTTGGGATTGTGTGAATGTCCCACAACAAAAATGGACTTTAATGGAAAACGGTTTACTGCGTGGGATTTCTGGCAAGTGTTTAGATGTAAGAGGTGCTATCTCAACAAATGGTACAAATGTCCAAGTTTGGGATTGTGTTGATGAGCCGCAACAAAAATGGAAATTAAAATAA
- a CDS encoding peptidoglycan D,D-transpeptidase FtsI family protein, whose protein sequence is MKQKYYNKSIWQKVKDYFDPRKVKINYNYQKRAMAMSLIFLTVIVAILIRYAWLTVLPTDLRARLIAKGSKQLETSVTLSKPRATITDRNGKVLAVSVSSTSLYILTKKMPQDEETLKIVAKQIQVPYKDLLNLRNDKRNFVWLKRQMTNNELVSLGSLKKWKNFIDTVEEPKRIYPEKDIAAQLIGFVGADGIGLEGVEKIYNSRLTEKPIKVDARRDARGRVVINKANDASKPAQMLPNLRLSIDISIQQFTQNALRDGVIKAKAKGGSAIVIDVTTGELLAIASYPTYDLNNPPVNDPEAKRFRPVMDAIELGSASKPMWIAKALDLGIIQPSTIFDVRGGAMNVPGGVIHDDHPVNFNLDTQGVLRYSSNVGMYKISLKAGRERFYESLMKVGFGRSPGLGFPGEWKGRIHKPESWSEMRFANMSFGQGFAISPLQLAHAVTIMVGGGQDKGMNILAKDPEQEKNFVGPPIQFIRKDTSKTISEMMGNVIEQSNAGRIPGILVGGKTGTAQIWSNKDKAYSERTAVYQGIIPANNPKLAIVVVIDEVKVRPAYGAMLAGPVFSQIGRKTVDYLNSQGIFHVEPYVNAYLSKSEDKNTPIQ, encoded by the coding sequence ATGAAGCAAAAATATTATAATAAATCTATCTGGCAAAAAGTAAAAGACTATTTTGATCCACGAAAAGTAAAAATAAATTATAACTATCAAAAACGTGCAATGGCTATGAGTCTTATCTTTCTTACAGTTATTGTTGCTATATTAATTCGCTATGCATGGTTGACTGTTTTACCAACAGATTTACGTGCAAGGCTGATTGCTAAAGGTTCAAAACAACTTGAAACTAGTGTCACTTTGTCTAAGCCTAGGGCAACTATTACGGATAGAAATGGAAAAGTATTGGCTGTAAGTGTCTCAAGTACCAGTTTATATATTTTGACAAAGAAAATGCCGCAAGATGAAGAAACATTGAAGATTGTAGCAAAACAAATTCAAGTTCCTTATAAAGACTTGCTTAATTTGCGCAATGATAAAAGAAACTTCGTCTGGTTAAAAAGACAAATGACTAACAATGAATTAGTTTCTTTAGGTTCATTAAAAAAATGGAAAAATTTTATTGATACTGTTGAAGAACCAAAACGTATTTATCCAGAAAAAGATATTGCTGCGCAATTAATTGGATTTGTTGGTGCTGATGGAATTGGTCTAGAAGGTGTTGAAAAAATTTATAATTCTCGTTTGACAGAAAAACCTATTAAAGTGGATGCAAGGCGTGATGCACGCGGTAGAGTTGTGATTAATAAGGCTAATGATGCTTCAAAACCTGCGCAAATGTTGCCAAATCTTCGTCTTTCCATTGATATTTCTATTCAGCAATTTACGCAAAATGCCTTAAGAGATGGAGTGATTAAAGCAAAAGCAAAAGGTGGTAGTGCTATTGTGATAGACGTAACAACTGGAGAGCTGTTAGCAATCGCAAGTTATCCTACTTACGACTTAAATAATCCTCCTGTAAATGATCCTGAAGCCAAACGTTTTAGACCAGTTATGGATGCGATTGAACTTGGTTCTGCATCGAAACCAATGTGGATTGCAAAGGCTTTAGATTTAGGCATTATTCAGCCCAGCACTATATTTGATGTGCGTGGTGGTGCAATGAATGTTCCAGGGGGAGTCATTCATGATGACCATCCTGTTAATTTTAATTTAGATACACAGGGTGTGTTACGTTATAGTAGCAACGTGGGAATGTATAAAATTTCGTTAAAAGCAGGACGGGAACGTTTTTATGAATCCTTAATGAAAGTTGGCTTTGGCAGGTCTCCTGGCCTTGGTTTCCCAGGGGAATGGAAAGGACGAATTCATAAGCCAGAGTCTTGGAGTGAAATGCGTTTTGCAAATATGTCCTTCGGCCAGGGTTTTGCTATTTCTCCACTACAATTGGCACACGCTGTTACTATAATGGTGGGCGGTGGACAAGATAAAGGAATGAATATTTTAGCAAAAGATCCTGAACAAGAAAAAAACTTTGTAGGGCCACCTATTCAATTTATTCGCAAAGATACTAGCAAAACAATTTCAGAAATGATGGGGAATGTTATTGAACAAAGTAACGCTGGAAGAATTCCAGGTATTCTAGTAGGCGGAAAAACGGGTACGGCACAAATTTGGTCAAACAAAGATAAAGCTTATTCCGAACGCACTGCAGTCTACCAAGGAATTATACCTGCAAATAACCCTAAACTTGCCATTGTGGTTGTTATTGATGAAGTAAAGGTACGCCCTGCATACGGTGCTATGCTTGCAGGACCTGTGTTCTCGCAAATTGGGAGAAAAACTGTAGACTATTTAAATTCCCAAGGAATCTTTCATGTTGAGCCTTATGTGAACGCTTATCTTTCTAAAAGCGAAGACAAAAATACTCCAATTCAATAA
- a CDS encoding BrnT family toxin produces MQYEWHEEKAAKNKKKHGVDFEEAKSIFNDPKIKIKYDENNSEEEDRFQAIGYSEKYRCLFVVFCEYEGEGDDTIRIISARCAEKFEEKIYSESAKKRTRIY; encoded by the coding sequence GTGCAGTATGAGTGGCATGAAGAAAAAGCAGCAAAAAACAAGAAAAAACACGGAGTCGACTTCGAAGAAGCCAAAAGCATCTTCAACGACCCAAAAATTAAAATCAAATACGATGAAAACAACAGCGAAGAAGAAGACAGATTCCAAGCCATTGGATACTCAGAAAAATATCGCTGCCTCTTCGTTGTCTTCTGCGAATATGAAGGAGAAGGAGATGACACAATCAGAATTATCTCTGCAAGATGTGCTGAAAAATTTGAAGAAAAAATCTATTCAGAATCAGCAAAAAAAAGAACACGGATTTATTAG